The following are from one region of the Planctomonas sp. JC2975 genome:
- the rplC gene encoding 50S ribosomal protein L3, protein MSNTETKTVKGLLGKKLGMTQVWDENNKLIPVTVVEITPNVVTQVRTPEVDGYNAVQIATGAIDPRKVNKPATGHFEKAGVTPRRHLTEIRTADAGSYEAGQELTVEATFEAGQKVDVVGTSKGKGTAGVMKRHNFKGVSASHGSHRNHRKPGSIGASSTPSRVFKGMRMAGRMGAERVTVLNLTVHSVDAGKGLLLVKGAVPGARGRIVFVRNAVKGA, encoded by the coding sequence ATGTCCAATACTGAGACCAAGACCGTCAAGGGTCTGCTCGGCAAGAAGCTCGGCATGACCCAGGTGTGGGACGAGAACAACAAGCTCATCCCCGTGACCGTCGTCGAGATCACCCCGAACGTGGTCACCCAGGTGCGCACCCCCGAGGTCGACGGCTACAACGCTGTGCAGATCGCCACGGGTGCCATCGACCCGCGCAAGGTGAACAAGCCGGCCACCGGTCACTTCGAGAAGGCGGGCGTCACGCCGCGCCGTCACCTCACCGAGATCCGCACCGCGGATGCCGGCTCGTACGAGGCCGGCCAGGAGCTCACCGTCGAGGCAACGTTCGAGGCCGGCCAGAAGGTCGACGTCGTCGGAACCTCGAAGGGTAAGGGCACCGCCGGTGTCATGAAGCGCCACAACTTCAAGGGCGTCTCCGCTTCGCACGGTTCGCACCGCAACCACCGCAAGCCGGGTTCGATCGGCGCGTCCTCGACGCCCAGCCGTGTCTTCAAGGGCATGCGCATGGCCGGTCGCATGGGTGCCGAGCGCGTCACGGTGCTGAACCTCACGGTGCACTCCGTGGATGCCGGCAAGGGCCTGCTGCTCGTCAAGGGCGCGGTTCCCGGCGCACGCGGTCGCATCGTCTTCGTCCGCAACGCAGTGAAGGGAGCGTAG